The Vanessa atalanta chromosome 2, ilVanAtal1.2, whole genome shotgun sequence DNA window CCAATGTttgtatactataattatataaaacctatatatctatgtaactaatataattaataaggcaCGCACTGACTATTCCAGTAACTTATGTATAAgcgacatatgtatataaaggcatgcattataatttaattttttgtcatgctgtattatttccaaattatatttcaataagatcatacatattattgtaattgtttaatcGTTATAGTCAAAAGACTCGCAATAGCGAAGATACCGAATGTAGTAAATAGTATTATCGTATTGAAATATACGTAACACACAAATTTGGCTTACCTAATTTTATTGTCCGgatgattaattaaatgatttcgtTAGcagtataatatcaatatattatcgTAAACACCTACTGGACCAAATCAAACTTCTTGAATACACATATAGCATTTAATTACTCTATTTATACAGCATAAGATTAACAATATTCATAAACTATATCAAATCCAACAATCTCTGGCTATACCTTTTTTTCGATGGTACTAACGCTATTAACAAGAGAGCAAAACTTTATGATTTCAttactttcatataattttgtcaATATCAATAAGAGCAATGAATTAGCTAGAGCGTCAAAATCATGTAGGAACTGTATTGTGACGTCATAATCCGGCTTTCCGTCAGTCAGTTTCGGTAGGGAAAATCATATGGAACGACGTCTGATGATAATAATggtgagaaataaatttaagaataaagaaGAACTGCGTAGCTAATGAACGATAAATAATTGGTCGATATTGAATGATATAAGCGAAAATTCTAAGTGATGATAATTCTCAAGagtaaaattcctttattttatatgtaataagtatttaataacgaGTTCATAATGGATCACCATGAATAAAACATTCTAATAATTGACCAAAGGTATTGCTAACAGCAACGACACGAGACAACTGCTTTGGTCTTAGCCATAAGTACAAttcatttacatacaaatttgtAAAGTCAACAtttttgtgattaatttatCTAACTGCATTACATATGTTTAGCTACAATAAGATTACACTGATccaaattttctttaatatacaataacagACAAGCTTGGAATATATTGTTTTGCGCAAatgtattaactttataaactTTACGTCACTACAAGAGACGGAAAAGAGAAATATGAGACAGTGTTTGTCCCTAAGCTACTGGTACACCTATACACCAATGTGAGAACGTAGAGTAATGCATTCTTGCTACGCATCTAAATCTACGACAAGATCGTCATGTGCAGCAAcatcaacaaatatattttataattccttAGATATTCAAGAGTACatattgatataaaactattttcaattcatttaacaacttgtatttttttttaatagcaacaCTCTCACAACTGGTAagcttttgataaaaaaaatactaatgtcAGTTAAATGAATTAAGACAGTTTTATTTCAGAACTctgaagtattttataatacgagTAAAATTCTAGCAACATTTACAAACAATACCGTGATATGCGTTCAAAGATAATCTGTTGCAATCCGGGACGTTGTGACGTCGTGCGTACAAACTCATCTATTTAAATCCGTATTACATCTAACACCTCGAGCCATTGGATATACTTTTACTGTTTACTTCCAAAGTAAACGTTACAGACCTACGATATAGAGCGGACCCCTTAAATACAATCCGGTAAAGGATTAACATcgtataattgttaataatatcctAAAGCACTGCATAGGAATAATTCGCAGTTAATactgaacttttttttatataattcttagaatcaaatttttcaaaatatttttggcgCCAGAATTATCGGTacgagaataaatatatttcgcaaagaatattactatttttacaatCGTTGGACACACTAAAACTGACTAACTGTATTCctcaatatttcttattaaagtttattagatCTACTCCAATACATTGTGcacattgaatttttaaaattaaggaatactttaaatacaaataaaaatattcttcgatTCGAAACTCTTACctaaaaacattaattgtcAATGGTGTGTGATCTTCAAAGAAACTAAAATCCATTTTTAATGTAACACATTTTTATGACTATGGTAACattgtgattttttatatcacattcaaatatattgaaattgttaaattaaactaaattactaTCTTAAATATAAGTCTAGTATCATTTTAGAGATAAAATTAGTATTGCAATTTAATGCAATAAAACGATATCTTTAATTAAGCCTTTACAACTGTAATATTTATGGAATGTCAAAACCATAGAAAAATACTTCATTAAGTTGGAGAAAGGTAGCGTGAAACTGAAAATTCGAATCCGTAGTTTAAATGTAATAGTCAATTATACACATCTTCTTTGCGAACAAAGTCACGCCCTCACAAAGAGCACTTCAAAATCGTTAAAGAGAATCGAATTTTCAGCTCGAGAGTTAACAATTGCATAAACAACACAAAGCTGTTAGACGGCGGAACGTTCACAAATGTTAGAAGGTAAAACAAAAGCGTTTCACTTCCGGAGAGTGAAGTCGTCTCAGCGACCTCATTTTTTCGAAGAGTTTCACGATACCGCGAGGTCCGCGGATCGGAAAACGTTTCGAAAGAGTTTTACGAAACAAAGTAAGCGTTGGGGCGTCACGGGTGCGGTCCGAGCGGCGTTTACTTGAATCTGGCGAAGGCGGAGCTGAGCTCGTTGAGCGCGGCGCCGGTGACGGCCTGCCCCACGGCCTGGTTGATCTGCTGGCGCACGTGCGGCGGCAGCTGCGTCGCCGCGCCCGGGCCCGGCCGTCTAGTTCAGGTGCTTCTGTTTATTTTACTACTCACATCGCGTCTAGGGACAGGGTGGGCGAGGAGGAGGACTTCTGGGCGGAGTTAATGAATAGATAGAATCGATAAAATCGTCTCACAGCCTCTCTGTAAGATTTTTTCTGAGTAATGTAACTGCCATAATGTAGCTTAGGAAAGTGACTAAGACGAGTTATTTACGAGTTCTTACAGGGCAACTGTGAATGTATCTCGTTGCGGAAAGAATATAGTTTGaacttatagaaataaataaaaatagttgaaactgtcgtattatttacaataagtcttttttttcgaatattaaaacaatcaagAAAATATCTGAAGACCACACACATTAGTGACAACTAGACATGCAGTGCATCTATATTACATGAacgtaaaacaaatatattaaacaccAATAATTCCGAAcggaacaaataattttaaagtgtaaGCTTAATTTAcatcgtaattttttaataagattttaagtGCTGgagtatattttacttaaatacacAATGACGTTATACTTATTCCAAAGACAGCTCTTCGATGAAAGCACAaccttataattacaaaaaaaaaaaaactaacaattatagattaaataacttgtagataaacaaattaatgtaataattatcatttcataCAGCTGTCCATAGAAAAAGTCATTGTTCGTCACTACAATCTAATCCCTACATATtttgttactaatatttaaatttggaagcaACGTTCTTTCAGACGTATCATAAGTATTCAtgatttaaattactaatattttgtataacattctgtataaatttttttcatCGTTACTGAACGATTGTTAacttattacaaaacatttcatAGCTGgcaatatacattttttcacataattaacataatatattatgcaatttgaaaaaatcattacaaattCTAAATAAGAACAAAgtgctaataaaaataactatacatAAGTAAGCATTACGACGACCCCTACGGTCGTTTTaacgttaaaaaattataattaatgtttttaactgCACTAAGTTAACATGCTCGTCAGTTAGTACCTCATCGTACGTAACTTATGTTATAACGCCGTGTCCGCGGTCCTAGCGCCGTCTGCGAACAACCACACACTACTGGAACCTTGCTAATATCCTTAATAATACATATGCCTATACAGCGGTGGGCGTATATTGAACAACGCAAGTGATCTGCATTAAAAATGATATCTatgtaaatttgaatttcgaaattaGTTCTTCTGCTTACATTATCAGACTAACTTATGCAAACCACTGTTTATTGTACTTAAAAAAGgtcatatatactataaaaccAAGTATGAAAAtaccattttataattaaaaaagatattagCGAAGGGTAATGTTAATAACCAATTTAATTCTAGGGAAAGTTTAGTggaattataagttataataaattattttactattataatgaaagtattatattgttataaagttGTGTAGAAAACAAGTCCTACAAACAAACTGCATTATGGCTGTTACATCACCCATTAAAAATTTTTGTTACACAAAAGCAAGCGAATAAGATAATATACTACACACTAGTAATATTAGCAATTGTGGATAATAGAACACAAcaaaatgtgaaatatttattacgatgTTAATTTCCTTTAAgcgtttatataaaagtttgaaatagatattatctcaattttattaggtattttacAGTATCCTGACATTATATTTTCTGTCCTCATCCCCGTACAGCCCATGTTAGGTCGGGTGAGAAGGACCTCatgcttttttttatcatagagagcttaaattaataataatattctggtGCCTCTACTTCATTGCAATAGAATCTTTTGTCCACTTGGGAATGATGACCGATCTATCTCATAATGTGTTTATGCTAAGATATAAGCATCGACCTCCCCGAGGCCTCGCGTACTCACGTGGGTATGAGGGGCGCGGGCAGGCCCTGCGACGGCAGCGGGCGCGCGCCGGGCGGGGGCGGCGCCGAGCCGCCGGGCCGCGATGGCAGCGGTGGCGCCGGCCGCCCCGCGCCGCCCGGCACCGGCGGCGCGCCGCGCTGGCCCAGCGAGCCTGCGGGAATGGATTGCTCGCTTGTATCATGTCTTTTATGTGTCGAATTgttcattatattttcatttctgaaCGACTGTCTTATGTTAATGAATATCAATAGTCAACGCCCAactttttcatcaaattctgatgcaattattgattaaagtattatattatatcaaagtgttactttaaaaataagtcCTAGTGTGCCtatcttatatacataaaatattacagttcatttcatttaatagtTCATTAGTAATGTAACTTTTTGGGTAGTGTTATGtgaaattttactataattagaCGTTACGTCATGTCATCAAATGAATATCTTAAGTCTCGTTATCAGCACTTAAAGAGTCTCGACATGATTGACTAGGACGTATTCGAAAGTGTAGGCCAGACCTTGctgcgcgggcgcggcgcgccGGGGCCCGCCGGGCGAGGGCGGCGACAGGCGCGGGTTGGAGTCGAGGCGGCTCTCGAGCCAGTCGTTCTTGACGGGCGGCGGCACGGGCGTGCTGACGGTGGCCATGGACACGTCCCCGATGATGCGCAGCGCCTCCTTGCACGCGTGGTACATGCGCAACATCTCTTCGCGCTTCAGCGCTTCCTCCGGAGACTCTTCCATCATTTGAGACTACCGATGAAGatcgattatatattaatatgggtCTTGAAATCTGCGTttcttaaattatcataaaagaaaaataattttatttggtaccagctataatatacttatcatttacGACACTTTTACTGATACACCGTTACACCGTTGCCATACCCATGTTAGTGATTTTACTGTTTACTATCGAACAGTTATCACctgcaatactttgtatttgaaggatgaatgagccagtaaAAATATAGGCCCAAATTATCGTATTTTTTGTGTTtggttaatgttttttacaGTGCCTACGGGTCACGAAGACTCCATAATCTACCAACAAAACATACTTTTTAACTCCCAAAATGACACTTTGTAAATACCTGATCACCAGAGGCATACAGATGTGCGAGGAGTTCCCCGTTGATGAAATCTTTGGCGTTGTTTATGATCATCATCATTATGGTCTTGGGCACGAGGTCACGTGTGGTCTTGGTCACGATGCGCATGTAGGAGTCGACAAGGTTGCGAATGGTCTCTACTTGGCGCTCCAACTGCGGATCCATGCTGCTAGTGCCTGACGTGTCCGAGCtctgaaatagaaaatattaagatattagtttttttatatttcatgagGATCCGGAGTGTCCCAGTTCAATGTATCAGTTATGTTGTAATCTGTTCAATAGTTAAAGTGCATGTGTCTtatcttacaaaataattgtgatTGTCACAATGTCAACAACACTGTATAAAAGGTCATAAAATGTTGTCTAAACATTTTAATGCTAATGTCATGTAcctatgaataatttatataattcaaaaagtaTACTTGACAATGGAATAATTAAAGAAACTCATTTTCACTTGTGTTGGTATTTAAACCCAATGTTGattttgtgtttgttttgttGTCTGTATCAAGttctagtaattataatttaacaaattttggtCCTCTAAAAGCATTGAGCACTACTGTACCACTATggctgtttattttaaaattatatgataactGAAACAATGAGATGATCAAATGGAAGCTTTATCAACGCATCAGGCTTTTAAATCCATAATACTATTCATTCGAACCATTTTGAGCTAAGTTTTTACAGTACTATAACATGCATTAGGCAGTTAGTATTAGtagcttattaaattaatcctaAAAATAACAACACCTGCAACACCTGCTCATACACCAGCTGTGTGTTAGCGCGGTACTCACCAAATCCAAATATTAGTAAACGAATCtcaaaaaagttttcatatttttactcTTCAAAATGAAACAGAGATCATTATTGCATTCCTTATATGAATCCCTAGTTATTTCAATCAAACCACAAACCTTCGAAATACTATTGACTTACTCTTTTATTTCCACCCAACCCCGGGAAAGGcagaaataactaaaaataaaaaaaaacataatgctTAAAAGAAGAAAAACTCAAAACGGACTTTTCACATGCTGGTTTTGTAAACTAAACGAAACTTTTCAtgataaatatcataaacaacTCTACGCAACACAATGTTAAAACTGCCCTAGAAACTACAAAACAGTTTGAAACTACCAAATAAAAgctgtgaaaataaatatacgaaaaGTAACACAGGGATTAGGGGATACcgtaccaaatattttttcttgtctttaatacataattaggatcttttttaatgaaacacgTTAAAACAAATCATCTTATTAATACTGCAATTAATGTGTATGTGAATACGCTTCAATATTAGCGTGATATTTGCGGCACACCAACACTTAAATTAGTATACATGCCTTATTCTACATTTGATGTTTCTTAAATGTATTTCAAGAAAATGCATTGTTTACTAATTTcgaatattgatattataatttgacgATATCTTCTTGAAATCCACTTTCAAGATAACATGTCATGATATTATGTGAAAATGTGATAAGTGATAAACATGTAAACCAAGTTAAAAAGCCTTCATTGACAAACCTCATTTCCTTCGCTCTGTACGGCATGGCAAAACAATAAATCATTGGATAACTTAACATTGACATATACATTGCATTAAaaagtatatgtacatatttctatggaaatatatattaaagaatttaataGTTGATTTTATGAAGCAATACACTGCTTAGATAGgctaagttttatataaagggAAAAATGAAAAAGAAGGTAAAAGGgtaaagaagaaagaaaaacaggcatacaataaaactataacGTGACATATACTTACATCTTCACCGTTTGCTGCCTCTGAAGTCTTTTCAGGGTAGACACCAGCTCGCAGGAAAGATGCTTTCCAAGAGTCAACGTCGTCCTGAGTTTCACATGATAACTCTAGCTGCTTGTAGTCCTGAAATGTCATGCCAAAAATCTCGTTATCGAAGTCTCGTTTTGATTACAGTCTTCTgttcaaataacatataatatttacgacCAGCGATGTCGATTGAAGTCTCGCGTCATTTCAAGTAAGTTTCGCGCAATGCGACACTACCCAAGAACCTACTCAGTTCTCAGTTCCATAGTTCAACtgcctttataaatataatttaagaaacaataatatCTGGCAAGGACATACCTTGTAGACATTTCTGCCCTCCGGGTTGAAGAGAGCGAACATGTGCCGGCGCGACATGAACCCCTGTTCGAGGTCACGCAGCTTGAGCCCGTCGAGCGGCAACATGTACTTCTTCTCGCGCTCCTCCTCGTCCTTGAACCACGAGATGCTCTCCGACGTCAGCACGAACCAGTAGTCACGGGACCCACCTGTAGTTACTCAGTGTAAACTACATCTGACCGGATTTCGGCCACGGCACAGGAATCGGCCAAGTATACAGGAGATATAGTGTACGAGTGTGGGCATAAACTGATGTTTTGCATGGACTCTTTATTCCCTCACTATCATTATCAGCTGGAACAGCAATAGCATACAAACGAAGAGAGATCAGGCACAGGACCAACGGTTTTACGAGCCTTTCGCGGCACAAAATTGTAACACTGCTAACTTCCTATGACAGAAAAactcaacattttttattagccCGATATGGTATTTAGAGCCTGGACCTCGGGATCCACAAGACTAAACCAACGAGGTAGATAAATAAAGcagaaattgatttatttagagAAGTTCAATAATATACtgaaaactaaactaaaaacgtaaatatttaaaaatgtcctCTAAATATCACCTTTCATGATTCCAAGATTGTGTATGCACATGTACCCTTTTCGGATGACTTGGTTGCCAAGTGCGCGGTGACCTGACTTTGCCGAGTTTTCAGATTGATTCTGTGcgctaaaattaaaacaaaatatatattcttactgAACTATTTTTTAGAGTAGCTCTTCGGTTTTCTAAtgccaatattttaatatatcttttaaaatgattCGCGATGATTTCCAAATATGATAGTATATGATAGTACATGGATGCGATGATATCCATTAATCGGGGCTTAAGATATAAATCCTTTACATTTTTCGATTTGGATTTAACCGAAGAGGGGGAAGCCATAAAATATAACCTATCGATAAAAGTGTGTGTACGGTATGTCTAACTTGGCGAAACCGATGAAGTCTTCGTGGTTGGTGTTCATGTAGGCCAGCTCGCAGTCCACGAACAGCACGAGCTGCTCCTTGCACTGCTGCTCGCGCGAGCGCACGTGCGACATGATGATGCGCTCCGTCTCCTCGCGCAGGCGCGGGTAGCGCGACATCTGCGGACATGCACTTGCGGCTCAGACGTGCCTAGCACATTATCTGCGTGTTTCGAATGATTTATTAACATGTTCTTGGCTCTTCGATGTCCATGACGTGATAAAATGGACTCGTTTTATTCTCTTAGTAGACATAAtggtatgtaattttattgctCATGAGATTTTgtggtattttaaaaaaaaatactccatTAATCCTAtattaatgaagaaaataaggtagcaaaaataatgaatgttttagtaaaatgtgttaaaaattataatgtaattttaactgtttggctcaaaataaataaaaaaaacctgacAAGAAAAAGAAGTGTGTGTTTTGTTTATGGTTTCAAACTTTGTGAATTGTGTCTGCTCTCAGgaggaataataatataatatgcattaaCATTTGTACACTCACCCTCTCTGTGCAAACGCGAACGACATTCGACAACTCCTGCACGACCAAGTCAACACACTTGAGACTCGGCTCTTTTAGACGAGCGATTTGTTTCTTTACTATCGCTTCGAACGCCATATCAGGAGTGAAAAGACCAacctataaaaacaattttcatttatgaCCCATTACgttaaatatagaaaagaaatagaatattaattaaaaaccaaaTGTATATTCTTTCATGGTCTGCAATTGGATGAtttcattatcattaaaatgattaatatatattttcaatgaatatgTTTCCATTAATTATAGTACTACTCACTCTGATACCGTGAATATTTCGAATAGCGAATGCAATTTCTCGTCGCAGTTCTTTCTCATCGAATtccattttaacaatttcgaatGGGAACCGTTCGTGGAACAATCTGTTTATTTTCGCACCTCCCGAGAGCTCGTTCGTGTTTATCTGAGCCGATCCAGAACCTTCGATCGTCCTTTCGAAGTCCGTCTGTAGCTGCTGGATCATTCTAGTTaacagaataaattatttgaaatgtattccTTGTCataaatacattcattatatatttttcaagatttttatcaccatttaatgaaatagttgattttataagcaaatatatttaaaaaatacaataaacatactGCAACATAGCCTTGGTCTTGATGGATGGGTCGTCTGGTCGGAAGTGCTTGTACTGTTCAACATCTTTCTCGAGGGTGAGCAGTTGTTTCTGCAACTTATCTCGCAAGCCGGGCAGCGTGTCGCGGATGTGGTTGGTGAGCTGTTGGTTCAGTACGCGCTGCAGGTACGGGGTGCCCAGTCGATCCGCAATGTGTCGGTACGATGGATGActgaaataaatagtttacgAACTGTTACGGTTTTTGTTGTAACAGacatttctattaataaaaaaatacaaaagtccCGTACAAATACAAGACGGTTATGTATTCACTTGGTGCAAAGCCTTGAGGGCaaggtaccaccctctcatcatatattctataaatatttagtactttgaaggatgagtgatccagtataacatattagttcccaaggttggtggcgcattggtaatatgataaacgattaatatttcaaaaaataataaaagtatattatataagagatcgctgttttagcgataaggccgcctattgtacatttttcttttctttgtttttgttgtactcctattatttttgtctatattggtgtgcaataaagagtatataaataaataaataaacatataaaattattaatatacgaaataaatataactcatACTAATTCGTTGCATTCAATTGATACTTGCACATAACAAGCTACATCCTCATTCCCCCAATAAACATCAAATGTACGCACTCACCTGAGGAAGAATTTCCTCTCAGCCGCGAGCGCGGCAGATATATCCTTCCTTCCATCGATATCCTTCTGTGAACGGTTGACAACGCCGATGTAGCCTCGTCTGAGTGGTAGCAGCTTGTTCTCCAGTACGTCACGAGCGTCCGTTCCTTCGTCCATGAGATCCAGCTTTGTGATTACGCCGATTGTACGAAGACCTAGTAcgttaacacaaattaatatctattatatattcaatcagTAAGTATTCGGGTAGCAAAAATCTTAGTGAGATAAAActcataagtttaataaaaaaaaaatactaatataaactCAAATCATAGCTCCCCATCAAGATAAATACGAGATAAGGGCTCACACCTACTATGCGGGAGCTTTGACATGACATTTAGATtagtaattttcaaaaatctatatgtttaatagaataaaattaaatctgtaaCGTTACAAATTCCAAACATTATTTTCCGATACCTGTACACTGTAcactacttttatttttcaaacgaATAAAACTTAGGTACACATGTAAATGAAATCAAGGTTCGACTATCATGTCTTATAATTATAGCAACATGAATCCATACAAACACTTGTAATCTCGCAACATTTAAAGACGCGATTGCATTAGTAATTGATACAATTACCTTGAGGGTCTACTTCTTTGGCAAGTTTTAAGGCATCGCTGTTCGCCAAGTCGGTGTTGGCCGGCGTGACGGCGAGGATGAGGCACGACTCGCGCCGTATGAACTGGAATATCATGGCTTTGATCTGTTGTTCGATATCAACCGGCTGATCTCCGATTGGCACCTTCGTCAGACCGGGCAAGTCGATCAACGTAAGATTGAGAACTGAAAAAGAGTTTgataaatcaataaatctttCCTGGGACAATATTCGCTCCTTTAATAACATTCCGCAGATATTCTtttcagattaaaaatattaataaagacatgttattatataactcaacaaaataatatagacGAGAAATGAGCAACGATATGACGATAAATgttagtatttgtttaattcaaGGCAAGGAtatgttacattaatttaattgtattcaatttacaaacttGGAGATtagtctgggtaagtaccaccctatcatcatatattcttccAATAATTAGTACTTTCTAGGGTGAgagggccagtgtaactacaaaaaCAAAGGACAGAACAACTTAGTgcccaaggtaggtggcgcttggagatgtaaggaatggtaaaaatTTCTTAAAGGCAGCGGTGACCGCTTATCATTAGGTAACCTACTGGTCCATCTGCCTacctatatgaaataaaaaaaaatcatgccaGTTATTCACGGAAAATCGACATTCCGGTGGTAGTTAGACATTTAATATATTCCTGAACAATGATGATTTAAAGGTGCTTGCAAAAAACTtctggaataaagtatattttgctaaattatagttttcatgttttcttacttataaatttaaaacttaaattgaaGAAATAGTAACCGCTAGCAAAACAGAGAAGTATAAAACCCAAGATTTTATACAATCGACTTATGTTACATGAAAAAACAGATttaagaacatttatttatacctaaaacctacgtCCTGTCCCCTAAACCTGGAGGATATAAAAGCCCGTTTCAGCTTCatacattttaacaaaatcaataacCGTTCTATTCGttgttaaaatcaataaatgatACGTcgcaacaattttatattttgtccaACAACAAAACTATTACTATAGATCGTGGTCACAAGAAGAACCATCCTttactacatattatataattaaaatgtttcataacATTGCATTTGGTATGACACATACGTATAACACTCCAACTCAATATTGATAGTAagattctttaaattatttatattttcctttaaataatCTGACAAATGAATAATCGAATGAGTCATAGGAAAACATCAGATAGGTATTGTTTCCAAAAGTTTATTAACAGAGGACTTTGAcctgaaatttaaataacttccaTTGAAAAAACTAAACATGGGTTTCTTTTACAGAattgaaactaaaatttattactaaggAATCActatagaaatttattattactagaaTCATTTTAGTAAGCCGAAATTATCCTCATGAAAAACCAAGCTTCTATCATTGGCCAGTAAAACAATGCTGTAAGAAAAAACACGTCATTGACCACattcattataacattaaaagtgAAA harbors:
- the LOC125074961 gene encoding dynamin isoform X1, which codes for MAGNMGMEQLIPIVNKLQDAFTQLGVHMQLDLPQIAVVGGQSAGKSSVLENFVGRDFLPRGSGIVTRRPLILQLIHSNTEYAEFLHCKGKKFVDFNEVRGEIEAETDRITGSNKGISPVPINLRVYSPNVLNLTLIDLPGLTKVPIGDQPVDIEQQIKAMIFQFIRRESCLILAVTPANTDLANSDALKLAKEVDPQGLRTIGVITKLDLMDEGTDARDVLENKLLPLRRGYIGVVNRSQKDIDGRKDISAALAAERKFFLSHPSYRHIADRLGTPYLQRVLNQQLTNHIRDTLPGLRDKLQKQLLTLEKDVEQYKHFRPDDPSIKTKAMLQMIQQLQTDFERTIEGSGSAQINTNELSGGAKINRLFHERFPFEIVKMEFDEKELRREIAFAIRNIHGIRVGLFTPDMAFEAIVKKQIARLKEPSLKCVDLVVQELSNVVRVCTERMSRYPRLREETERIIMSHVRSREQQCKEQLVLFVDCELAYMNTNHEDFIGFAKLDIPAQNQSENSAKSGHRALGNQVIRKGYMCIHNLGIMKGGSRDYWFVLTSESISWFKDEEEREKKYMLPLDGLKLRDLEQGFMSRRHMFALFNPEGRNVYKDYKQLELSCETQDDVDSWKASFLRAGVYPEKTSEAANGEDLFLPFPGLGGNKRSSDTSGTSSMDPQLERQVETIRNLVDSYMRIVTKTTRDLVPKTIMMMIINNAKDFINGELLAHLYASGDQSQMMEESPEEALKREEMLRMYHACKEALRIIGDVSMATVSTPVPPPVKNDWLESRLDSNPRLSPPSPGGPRRAAPAQQGSLGQRGAPPVPGGAGRPAPPLPSRPGGSAPPPPGARPLPSQGLPAPLIPTRPGPGAATQLPPHVRQQINQAVGQAVTGAALNELSSAFARFNRPVPNVPPKLPERPQNGRPF
- the LOC125074961 gene encoding dynamin isoform X11; its protein translation is MAGNMGMEQLIPIVNKLQDAFTQLGVHMQLDLPQIAVVGGQSAGKSSVLENFVGRDFLPRGSGIVTRRPLILQLIHSNTEYAEFLHCKGKKFVDFNEVRGEIEAETDRITGSNKGISPVPINLRVYSPNVLNLTLIDLPGLTKVPIGDQPVDIEQQIKAMIFQFIRRESCLILAVTPANTDLANSDALKLAKEVDPQGLRTIGVITKLDLMDEGTDARDVLENKLLPLRRGYIGVVNRSQKDIDGRKDISAALAAERKFFLSHPSYRHIADRLGTPYLQRVLNQQLTNHIRDTLPGLRDKLQKQLLTLEKDVEQYKHFRPDDPSIKTKAMLQMIQQLQTDFERTIEGSGSAQINTNELSGGAKINRLFHERFPFEIVKMEFDEKELRREIAFAIRNIHGIRVGLFTPDMAFEAIVKKQIARLKEPSLKCVDLVVQELSNVVRVCTERMSRYPRLREETERIIMSHVRSREQQCKEQLVLFVDCELAYMNTNHEDFIGFANAQNQSENSAKSGHRALGNQVIRKGYMCIHNLGIMKGGSRDYWFVLTSESISWFKDEEEREKKYMLPLDGLKLRDLEQGFMSRRHMFALFNPEGRNVYKDYKQLELSCETQDDVDSWKASFLRAGVYPEKTSEAANGEDSEGNESSDTSGTSSMDPQLERQVETIRNLVDSYMRIVTKTTRDLVPKTIMMMIINNAKDFINGELLAHLYASGDQSQMMEESPEEALKREEMLRMYHACKEALRIIGDVSMATVSTPVPPPVKNDWLESRLDSNPRLSPPSPGGPRRAAPAQQGSLGQRGAPPVPGGAGRPAPPLPSRPGGSAPPPPGARPLPSQGLPAPLIPTRR
- the LOC125074961 gene encoding dynamin isoform X10 is translated as MAGNMGMEQLIPIVNKLQDAFTQLGVHMQLDLPQIAVVGGQSAGKSSVLENFVGRDFLPRGSGIVTRRPLILQLIHSNTEYAEFLHCKGKKFVDFNEVRGEIEAETDRITGSNKGISPVPINLRVYSPNVLNLTLIDLPGLTKVPIGDQPVDIEQQIKAMIFQFIRRESCLILAVTPANTDLANSDALKLAKEVDPQGLRTIGVITKLDLMDEGTDARDVLENKLLPLRRGYIGVVNRSQKDIDGRKDISAALAAERKFFLSHPSYRHIADRLGTPYLQRVLNQQLTNHIRDTLPGLRDKLQKQLLTLEKDVEQYKHFRPDDPSIKTKAMLQMIQQLQTDFERTIEGSGSAQINTNELSGGAKINRLFHERFPFEIVKMEFDEKELRREIAFAIRNIHGIRVGLFTPDMAFEAIVKKQIARLKEPSLKCVDLVVQELSNVVRVCTERMSRYPRLREETERIIMSHVRSREQQCKEQLVLFVDCELAYMNTNHEDFIGFANAQNQSENSAKSGHRALGNQVIRKGYMCIHNLGIMKGGSRDYWFVLTSESISWFKDEEEREKKYMLPLDGLKLRDLEQGFMSRRHMFALFNPEGRNVYKDYKQLELSCETQDDVDSWKASFLRAGVYPEKTSEAANGEDSEGNESSDTSGTSSMDPQLERQVETIRNLVDSYMRIVTKTTRDLVPKTIMMMIINNAKDFINGELLAHLYASGDQSQMMEESPEEALKREEMLRMYHACKEALRIIGDVSMATVSTPVPPPVKNDWLESRLDSNPRLSPPSPGGPRRAAPAQQGSLGQRGAPPVPGGAGRPAPPLPSRPGGSAPPPPGARPLPSQGLPAPLIPTRPVPNVPPKLPERPQNGRPF